The following are from one region of the Bacteroidales bacterium genome:
- a CDS encoding hydrogenase iron-sulfur subunit, with amino-acid sequence MEYKPKIVSFLCNWCSYTGADLAGTSRMKYADNIRVIRVMCSGRVDPTFVLESFRKGADGVLICGCHPGDCHYHEGNYKCLRRFHLLKKYIKEMGIDETRLRLEWVSASEGREFADLVDEMAEQIKKLGPCNVKSEMETFS; translated from the coding sequence ATGGAATATAAACCAAAAATAGTCTCATTCTTATGCAATTGGTGTTCATATACCGGAGCGGATCTTGCCGGTACTTCTCGTATGAAATATGCCGATAATATTAGAGTCATTCGAGTAATGTGTTCCGGAAGAGTTGATCCGACCTTTGTATTGGAATCATTCAGAAAAGGAGCAGACGGTGTTTTAATATGCGGTTGCCATCCGGGTGATTGTCATTATCATGAAGGGAATTATAAATGTTTAAGAAGATTTCATTTATTAAAGAAGTATATTAAAGAAATGGGCATTGATGAAACCCGATTAAGATTGGAATGGGTAAGTGCCAGTGAAGGCAGGGAATTTGCCGATCTGGTTGATGAAATGGCTGAACAGATAAAAAAACTCGGCCCTTGTAATGTAAAATCAGAAATGGAAACATTTTCATAA
- a CDS encoding F420-nonreducing hydrogenase, whose product MENKPKINLAVYWGAACGGCCVSVLDVHESLFTVVDSANLVFWPIALDFKYKDVEAMPDGHIDVCLFNGAVRNSENEHMAKLLRQKTKVLVAYGSCAHMGGIPGLANFSTKETLFNRAYIESESTENPDKIFPVTEYKVKEGTLTLPKFYNDVLTLNQVVDVDYYLPGCPPQTERLVEVFTAIVTGAELPPPGSVVGALEKPQCDDCRREKTDKKKVKKFYRPWEIEDDGETCFLEQGVICMGPATRGGCGEARCVIGNAPCRGCYGPTSDVIDPGAKMLSAIASVIDSDDPDEIEKIIDDIADTAGTFYRFSLPSAIIRRKIIKEVVLT is encoded by the coding sequence ATGGAAAATAAACCTAAAATAAATTTAGCAGTATATTGGGGAGCTGCATGCGGTGGTTGTTGTGTATCTGTTTTGGATGTTCACGAAAGCTTATTCACTGTTGTTGATTCTGCCAATCTTGTCTTTTGGCCGATCGCATTAGATTTTAAATATAAAGATGTAGAAGCCATGCCCGACGGACATATTGATGTTTGCCTGTTTAACGGTGCAGTGAGGAATAGTGAAAATGAACATATGGCAAAGCTTTTAAGACAGAAAACCAAAGTATTGGTTGCATACGGTTCATGTGCGCATATGGGCGGCATTCCCGGATTGGCAAACTTCTCAACAAAAGAAACTCTATTCAACAGGGCTTATATTGAAAGTGAATCAACTGAAAATCCTGACAAAATCTTCCCGGTTACTGAATATAAAGTCAAAGAAGGAACATTAACTTTACCTAAATTTTATAATGATGTTTTAACATTAAATCAAGTTGTTGATGTTGACTATTATCTTCCGGGATGCCCGCCGCAAACGGAGCGTTTGGTAGAAGTATTCACGGCAATTGTTACCGGAGCCGAACTTCCTCCTCCGGGTTCGGTTGTAGGAGCACTTGAAAAACCACAATGTGATGATTGCCGAAGGGAAAAAACAGATAAAAAGAAAGTTAAAAAGTTCTATCGCCCGTGGGAAATTGAAGATGATGGTGAAACTTGCTTTTTAGAACAAGGTGTTATTTGCATGGGGCCTGCAACAAGAGGCGGTTGCGGTGAGGCACGATGTGTTATAGGAAATGCTCCGTGCAGAGGTTGTTACGGGCCTACTTCTGATGTAATTGATCCGGGAGCAAAAATGCTTTCAGCTATAGCATCAGTAATAGACAGTGATGATCCGGATGAGATAGAAAAGATCATTGATGATATTGCAGATACAGCAGGAACTTTTTACAGATTCAGTTTACCGTCTGCGATCATCCGCAGAAAGATCATTAAAGAAGTTGTTTTAACTTAA
- a CDS encoding Ni/Fe hydrogenase subunit alpha yields the protein MKRITIDPITRLEGHGKIEIFLNDEGDVDNVYFQVPELRGFEKFCEGRAVEELSQIVTKICGVCPGCHHMAAGKATDAVFGVEPTPTARKLRELFYMAHFVHSHIAHFFALAAPDFVVGPTADPAERNVLGVIGKVGKEIGTEVLKQRRIAQEIQALLGGHQTHVVMNVPGGVRKALKPEERDQIVKQAEGFIEFSKFSLKLFEDVVLGNDEYVDIILNGPYKLNIYSMGLVDENNKVNFYDGKVRVVDTLGKEHCKYSPEDYREWVAERVEPWSYLKFPYLKKVGWNGFSEGQDSGVYHATPLSRLNVADGMATPLAQIEYEKMYKTLGGKPVHNTLAMHWARLIELLYSAERSLQLAQDSDIIGTELRAQLGNIPGEGVGIVEAQRGTLTHHYWTDKKGIVEKVNIIVGTTNNNAPICMSLKKAAQRLIQKNVDVDQGILNMIEMAFRAYDPCFSCATHSLPGKMPLIVNFREKDGKIIRTVKRDD from the coding sequence ATGAAACGAATTACAATAGATCCCATTACCAGACTTGAAGGCCACGGAAAGATTGAAATTTTCTTAAATGATGAAGGCGATGTTGACAATGTTTATTTTCAAGTGCCTGAATTAAGAGGTTTTGAAAAATTCTGTGAAGGACGTGCCGTTGAAGAACTTTCTCAAATTGTTACAAAAATTTGCGGGGTTTGCCCCGGATGTCATCATATGGCAGCAGGAAAAGCAACCGATGCCGTTTTTGGAGTGGAACCGACGCCAACAGCAAGAAAGTTAAGAGAATTATTCTATATGGCTCATTTCGTTCACAGCCACATTGCTCATTTTTTTGCATTAGCAGCACCTGACTTTGTTGTGGGTCCGACTGCAGATCCGGCTGAAAGGAATGTTTTAGGTGTGATAGGTAAAGTAGGTAAAGAGATCGGTACCGAAGTCTTAAAGCAAAGACGGATTGCACAAGAAATACAAGCATTATTAGGCGGACATCAAACACATGTAGTGATGAACGTTCCGGGTGGTGTAAGAAAAGCCCTGAAACCGGAAGAAAGGGATCAAATTGTAAAACAGGCTGAAGGCTTTATTGAATTTTCCAAATTCTCTCTCAAACTCTTTGAAGATGTAGTACTCGGAAATGATGAATATGTGGATATTATTCTGAACGGCCCCTATAAATTGAACATTTATTCTATGGGATTGGTTGATGAAAATAATAAAGTCAACTTCTACGACGGTAAAGTACGTGTAGTTGATACACTTGGAAAAGAACATTGCAAATATTCTCCGGAAGATTACAGAGAATGGGTAGCAGAACGTGTTGAGCCATGGAGTTACTTAAAATTCCCTTATTTGAAAAAAGTAGGTTGGAACGGATTTTCAGAAGGTCAAGATTCCGGCGTATATCATGCAACTCCGTTGTCTCGTTTAAATGTTGCCGACGGAATGGCAACACCGCTTGCACAGATTGAATATGAAAAGATGTATAAAACTCTCGGCGGAAAACCTGTTCATAACACTTTGGCTATGCATTGGGCAAGATTAATTGAACTGCTGTATTCGGCAGAACGCAGTTTACAATTAGCCCAAGATTCCGATATTATCGGAACAGAATTAAGAGCACAACTTGGTAACATTCCCGGAGAAGGTGTAGGCATTGTTGAAGCACAAAGAGGTACATTAACACACCATTATTGGACAGATAAAAAAGGTATTGTAGAAAAAGTTAATATTATAGTAGGAACAACCAATAACAATGCACCTATTTGCATGTCATTAAAAAAGGCTGCACAACGATTGATTCAAAAGAATGTAGATGTAGATCAAGGAATTCTCAATATGATCGAAATGGCTTTCAGAGCATATGATCCGTGTTTCTCTTGTGCAACACATTCCTTACCGGGTAAAATGCCTTTAATTGTAAACTTCAGAGAAAAAGACGGAAAGATTATAAGAACAGTTAAAAGAGACGATTAG
- a CDS encoding CoB--CoM heterodisulfide reductase iron-sulfur subunit A family protein — translation MGSKKNTGIFLCDPLNGQTEHKDIELITSYAEKLTDKNSVFHISCNSVYDHKHIESIIEEQKFEKIIIAGYLPGLYKSLFTKAMVNIGNDPENIVTLSFKEYGIKDQSEFDRAKALLATAIYDKPFTELFNYKYTDINEKTLVIGGGISGIQTSLEIADAGKKVYLLEKTGTIGGHMAMFDKTFPTLDCAACILTPKMVDVGQHPHIDLMSYSEVKEVSGKPGNFKVKILKKARKVDLSTCIGCGSCTEKCPSTTLSEFDSGTTLRKAIYIPFPQAVPNKYLIDKEICTYIKDPYLFTTATFSKLKKENVPEEIVNKLQELKGNSYDSEADFITALDNTIGTDETKKYFELINKNTGKCKVCIKFCPVNDCINLDEKDEEIEITVGNIVVATGFKPFDAERADQFGYGKLDNVLTSLELERLINASGPTEGKITLRTSDKKGNKIFEEKGEVPESVAIIHCIGSRDENYNKYCSKVCCMYSLKLAHLVKEKLPDADVYEYYIDMRAFGKGYEEFYNRINNEGINIIRGKTAKVEQINEKLQLRGENILEDKLIEESVDMVVLAVGLEARDDAGEIAKMLDIPISEEGWFIEANHATDPSGTVSPGISIAGVCNGPKDIPDSVAQASAAAAKVIQSILKGKIKETIKDIKLTDIEEQLKEIDVD, via the coding sequence AAAAAATTATTATTGCAGGATATCTACCCGGACTTTATAAGTCTCTTTTTACAAAAGCGATGGTAAATATCGGCAATGATCCTGAAAATATTGTTACATTAAGTTTTAAGGAGTACGGGATAAAAGATCAATCAGAATTTGACAGAGCTAAAGCATTATTAGCCACTGCAATCTATGATAAACCTTTTACTGAACTGTTCAATTACAAATATACCGATATCAATGAAAAAACACTTGTAATAGGCGGCGGTATTTCCGGAATTCAAACATCACTTGAAATTGCCGATGCAGGAAAAAAAGTATATTTATTGGAGAAAACAGGTACAATAGGCGGGCATATGGCAATGTTTGATAAAACTTTCCCTACTCTGGATTGTGCTGCATGTATCCTTACACCGAAAATGGTAGATGTCGGACAACATCCGCATATTGACTTGATGTCTTACAGTGAAGTAAAAGAAGTGTCCGGAAAACCCGGAAACTTCAAAGTTAAGATTCTTAAAAAAGCACGGAAAGTAGATCTTTCAACTTGCATAGGCTGCGGTTCTTGCACTGAAAAATGTCCTTCAACAACCTTAAGTGAATTCGATTCGGGAACAACATTGAGAAAAGCAATATATATTCCGTTTCCACAGGCAGTGCCAAATAAGTATCTTATTGATAAAGAGATATGTACATACATTAAAGACCCTTATTTATTTACAACTGCTACTTTCTCAAAACTTAAAAAAGAAAATGTTCCTGAAGAAATCGTAAATAAATTACAAGAATTAAAAGGAAATTCTTACGATTCTGAAGCTGACTTTATCACAGCATTAGATAACACAATAGGTACGGATGAAACAAAAAAATATTTTGAACTTATCAATAAGAATACCGGAAAATGTAAGGTATGTATAAAGTTTTGCCCGGTAAATGATTGTATAAATCTTGATGAAAAAGATGAAGAAATTGAAATAACGGTAGGTAATATTGTTGTTGCTACCGGATTTAAACCTTTTGATGCTGAAAGAGCCGACCAATTCGGATACGGAAAACTTGATAATGTTCTTACGTCATTGGAGCTTGAAAGACTTATAAATGCTTCCGGCCCTACAGAAGGAAAAATTACTTTAAGAACAAGCGATAAAAAAGGAAATAAAATATTTGAAGAAAAAGGCGAAGTCCCTGAAAGTGTGGCAATCATTCATTGTATCGGCAGCCGTGATGAGAATTATAATAAATATTGTTCTAAGGTTTGTTGCATGTATTCTTTGAAGTTGGCACATTTAGTAAAAGAAAAACTTCCTGATGCTGATGTATATGAATATTATATTGATATGAGAGCTTTCGGAAAAGGGTATGAAGAATTTTATAACAGAATCAATAACGAAGGAATTAATATTATCAGAGGAAAAACTGCAAAAGTTGAGCAAATAAACGAAAAACTTCAATTAAGAGGAGAAAACATTCTTGAAGATAAATTAATTGAAGAAAGTGTAGATATGGTTGTGCTTGCCGTAGGACTTGAAGCAAGGGATGATGCCGGTGAAATTGCAAAGATGCTGGATATACCAATTTCTGAAGAAGGTTGGTTTATTGAAGCTAATCACGCAACAGACCCAAGCGGTACTGTCTCTCCCGGCATTAGCATAGCGGGAGTATGTAACGGCCCGAAAGACATTCCCGATTCGGTTGCACAAGCATCCGCTGCAGCTGCAAAAGTAATTCAAAGTATTCTGAAAGGAAAAATTAAAGAAACCATAAAAGATATTAAACTCACTGATATTGAGGAACAATTGAAAGAGATTGATGTAGATTGA
- a CDS encoding 4Fe-4S dicluster domain-containing protein: MSQRIDPNFTLELEKFGISENNECFHCGTCTAACSLTEKGVIFPRKQIRAVQMGLKDTLASSVEPWLCYFCGDCNEQCPRDAKPGELMMSLRRYLTSVYDWTGLSKLMYKSKLWEFIFIFLIAAVVLVLSIIFMQVPAEAERLTSQGGVALNKFAPVDLIHLGDMVIFILLGGLLISNAFNMYYKVILKPKVKVSLVTYIKELGSLIWNFGSQWRFRKCDGEKTYWIIHLLLMSGYVTLLVMIVVFLSWFQTDIIHPWYHPQRILGYYATFGLMLGVIYFMIKRFRKISESSKNSHFTDWTFLVLLLLTTITGILVHIFRINGLAMPTYYMYVFHLMVLTPMLLIEVPFSKWSHLAYRPLAIYFANLKKAALKKEGNTETT; the protein is encoded by the coding sequence ATGAGTCAACGAATAGATCCAAATTTTACATTAGAATTAGAAAAATTCGGAATATCTGAAAATAATGAATGCTTTCACTGTGGTACATGTACAGCAGCATGTTCACTAACTGAAAAGGGAGTCATTTTTCCGAGGAAGCAAATCAGAGCGGTTCAAATGGGACTGAAAGATACACTTGCATCAAGCGTAGAACCGTGGTTATGTTATTTCTGCGGCGATTGCAATGAACAATGTCCGCGAGATGCAAAACCGGGAGAATTAATGATGTCTCTCAGAAGATATCTTACTTCAGTTTATGATTGGACAGGACTTTCAAAATTAATGTATAAATCTAAACTATGGGAATTCATTTTTATATTCCTTATTGCAGCTGTAGTATTAGTTCTTTCAATTATATTTATGCAAGTTCCTGCTGAAGCTGAAAGATTAACATCACAGGGTGGTGTTGCTTTAAATAAATTTGCACCGGTAGATTTGATCCATCTCGGTGATATGGTAATCTTCATTTTATTGGGAGGATTGCTTATATCCAATGCCTTTAATATGTATTATAAAGTTATATTAAAACCCAAAGTTAAAGTATCTTTAGTTACTTATATTAAGGAGTTAGGTTCTTTGATATGGAATTTCGGATCGCAATGGAGATTCAGAAAATGTGACGGAGAAAAAACTTATTGGATCATTCACTTGTTGCTAATGTCCGGCTATGTTACTTTATTGGTCATGATCGTTGTCTTCTTATCATGGTTTCAAACAGATATTATTCATCCGTGGTATCATCCGCAAAGGATACTGGGATATTACGCAACTTTCGGATTAATGTTAGGTGTTATTTATTTTATGATCAAACGTTTCCGAAAAATTAGTGAGAGCAGTAAGAATTCACATTTTACGGATTGGACATTTTTAGTATTGTTGCTGTTAACGACAATAACGGGCATACTGGTTCATATATTCAGAATCAACGGATTAGCAATGCCTACTTATTATATGTATGTATTTCATCTAATGGTATTGACACCTATGCTTTTGATTGAAGTTCCTTTTTCTAAATGGTCTCATTTAGCTTACAGGCCATTGGCAATTTATTTTGCCAATTTAAAAAAAGCAGCATTAAAAAAAGAAGGTAATACCGAAACAACATAA
- a CDS encoding S9 family peptidase, which produces MMTSSCRINDEVQAPDAKKIKKELKIHNDIRIDNYYWLRDKDNPEVIKYLEDENKYTEQCLQHTEDLQEVIFDEITSRIRARDRSVPYKDNGYYYYHRYEDGKEHPIYCRKKNDLNNREEVLLDVNEMSEGYPYFHISDFSISDNNKFMAFSVDTLGNLKYELRFKDLETGEVLNDRISDTDGESEWASDNKTVFYIKKDETTHREYQLWKHITGTFVGDDKLIYEEKDESFYISVFKSKSDKIIFLGSYNTISTEYRFLPTDKPDDDFKLLIPRQKNHEYFAAAHGKDLFILTNYADAPNFKIVKSDINNPDINSWKEIVPHNKDIFIEDFEVFKDYLVVNERKNGLVYLKIINLKDNSEHYLECKEDVHEIWISDNDEYDSEILRYGYSSLTTPSSYFDYNMRTKENVLLKQKYAGNDFNSDDYKSERLYAKSNNGVKIPISIVYRKGIVLNGENPLLIYAYGSYGYSSDTNFQPSILSLLNRGFVFAVAHVRGGQELGRSWYEDGKLLKKKNTFNDFITCTEFLHQLNWSKPEKTFATGASAGGLLTGAVSNMRPDLYAGIISEVPFVDPVTTMLDETIPLTTEEYEEWGNPADKEYYDYMLSYSPYDQVKKQDYPAMFITAGINDSQVQYWEPAKWTAKLRDYNTGYRPIYFHTTMDAGHSGMSGRYKTYKETAMIYAFILDVLGDE; this is translated from the coding sequence ATGATGACAAGTTCGTGCAGAATTAATGATGAAGTTCAAGCTCCCGATGCAAAAAAAATAAAAAAAGAATTAAAAATTCATAATGATATCAGAATTGATAATTACTATTGGTTGAGAGATAAGGATAATCCTGAAGTGATTAAATACCTTGAGGATGAAAACAAATACACTGAACAATGTCTTCAACATACCGAAGATCTTCAAGAAGTGATTTTTGATGAAATTACAAGCAGAATAAGAGCAAGAGACAGATCTGTTCCTTATAAAGATAACGGATATTATTATTATCACAGATATGAAGACGGAAAAGAACATCCGATATATTGCAGAAAAAAGAATGATCTTAATAATAGGGAAGAAGTTCTGTTGGATGTAAATGAAATGTCAGAAGGTTATCCGTATTTTCATATATCAGATTTCAGTATAAGTGATAATAATAAGTTTATGGCATTTAGTGTCGATACACTCGGAAATCTTAAATATGAATTAAGGTTCAAAGATTTAGAAACCGGAGAAGTTCTTAATGACAGAATTAGTGATACAGACGGTGAATCTGAATGGGCATCGGATAATAAAACAGTATTCTACATTAAAAAAGATGAAACAACTCACAGAGAATATCAGTTGTGGAAGCATATAACAGGTACTTTTGTCGGTGATGATAAATTGATTTATGAAGAAAAAGATGAGTCTTTTTATATTTCAGTGTTTAAAAGTAAGTCTGACAAAATTATCTTTCTCGGTTCATACAATACTATTTCAACAGAGTACAGATTTTTACCGACAGATAAGCCCGATGATGATTTTAAGTTATTGATTCCGAGACAAAAGAATCATGAATATTTTGCAGCTGCACACGGGAAAGATTTGTTTATATTGACTAATTATGCCGATGCACCAAATTTCAAGATAGTTAAATCGGATATAAATAATCCGGATATAAATTCTTGGAAAGAAATTGTTCCCCATAATAAAGATATTTTCATTGAAGATTTTGAAGTTTTTAAAGATTACCTTGTTGTAAATGAAAGAAAAAACGGACTGGTTTACTTAAAGATAATTAATCTGAAAGATAATTCGGAGCACTATTTAGAATGTAAAGAAGATGTACATGAGATTTGGATTTCAGATAATGATGAATACGATTCGGAAATACTCAGGTACGGATACAGTTCATTAACAACACCTTCTTCATATTTTGATTATAATATGAGAACAAAAGAGAATGTTTTGTTAAAACAAAAATATGCCGGAAATGACTTTAATTCAGATGATTATAAATCAGAACGATTATATGCAAAGAGTAACAACGGAGTTAAGATTCCGATTTCAATTGTTTACAGAAAAGGCATTGTTTTAAACGGTGAAAATCCTTTATTAATCTATGCATACGGATCTTACGGATACAGCTCCGATACAAATTTTCAGCCTTCAATATTAAGTTTATTAAACAGAGGTTTTGTATTTGCTGTAGCACATGTTAGGGGAGGGCAGGAACTTGGCAGATCTTGGTATGAAGACGGGAAATTATTGAAAAAGAAAAACACTTTTAACGACTTTATTACATGCACTGAGTTTCTGCATCAATTAAACTGGTCAAAACCGGAAAAAACATTTGCAACAGGAGCAAGTGCAGGAGGTTTATTGACAGGTGCAGTATCAAATATGCGACCCGATTTATATGCCGGTATAATTTCCGAAGTTCCCTTTGTTGACCCTGTAACAACAATGCTTGACGAAACAATTCCTCTCACTACAGAAGAATATGAAGAATGGGGAAATCCTGCTGATAAAGAGTATTATGATTATATGTTGTCTTATTCTCCTTATGATCAGGTGAAGAAACAAGATTATCCGGCTATGTTTATTACAGCCGGTATAAATGATTCGCAAGTACAATATTGGGAACCTGCAAAATGGACTGCAAAATTAAGAGATTATAATACAGGCTATCGGCCGATTTATTTTCATACAACTATGGATGCCGGCCACAGTGGTATGTCGGGCAGGTATAAAACCTATAAGGAAACTGCAATGATCTATGCTTTTATTCTTGATGTTTTGGGGGATGAGTGA
- a CDS encoding hydrogenase maturation protease — protein sequence MENKTNDILVFGVGNEILTDDGIGPKLVKRLQKEFTHSGIDYDTAFLGGMELLEYIQGYETVVFIDAIRTRNGIPGDVYQLGLSNFKETLHLSNVHDISFITAFELGKKLGLEIPKQVHIIAVEIVEDLIFSDSFSQAIQEKYEEIYKEVREFIHKLSINKTDDVKIINQNKIL from the coding sequence TTGGAAAACAAGACAAATGACATATTAGTTTTTGGTGTCGGGAATGAAATATTGACAGATGACGGTATCGGTCCGAAGTTGGTTAAGCGATTACAAAAGGAATTTACTCATTCAGGTATTGACTATGATACAGCTTTTTTGGGCGGGATGGAGCTTTTAGAATACATTCAAGGCTATGAAACAGTTGTTTTTATTGATGCCATCAGAACAAGAAACGGAATTCCGGGTGATGTGTATCAATTAGGCTTATCTAACTTTAAAGAAACTTTGCATTTGTCTAATGTCCATGATATATCTTTTATTACTGCATTTGAATTAGGAAAAAAACTCGGTTTAGAAATACCGAAACAAGTACATATTATTGCAGTTGAGATTGTTGAAGATCTTATTTTCAGTGATTCTTTCTCTCAAGCTATACAAGAAAAGTATGAAGAAATATATAAAGAAGTTCGAGAATTTATTCATAAACTTTCAATAAATAAAACTGATGATGTTAAGATAATAAACCAAAATAAAATATTATGA
- a CDS encoding CoB--CoM heterodisulfide reductase iron-sulfur subunit A family protein, translating to MEEVRIGVYICWCGTNIAMMVDVVDVAEEMKKLPNVVLAKDYKYMCSDPGQEMIIKDIKEHNLTRVVVAACSPRMHELTFRRALENAGLNPYMFEMANIREQVSWVHTIREAATKKSKSLTAAAIKRVSYHEALEKRYVNINSASLVIGGGISGITAALEIADAGKKVYLVEKENQLGGNVASVDLTFPYMYNAQQILKELITNVEKHPNIEVFLNSNTEKISGYVGNFEAIISNGSEKKSELKFGNIIAATGLKPIDPSNITNYGYGTLPNVVTSFEFEKMLLNGKVLTKDGKEPKHVAVIHCVGSRNKDHNEYCSRTCCMTALKYSNQIKSILPKSNVYELYADMRAFGNGCEEFYADTAKRKVMFLMFDQQNDLPVIKKANETDNCKMIIEMNEKLSGENIEIPADLIILMVGMEAREDAKAISHKIGVSMGSDGFFIEKHPKLDPVATTTGGVYIVGSCQGTKDIPDSVSQAKAAAARVLATILQGEVQVESTTAVVNEDICCGCQFCISMCPYTAIHFDEEKGVSIVNEILCKGCGTCGSTCPSGAIKSKHFTDHQILSQINGLMEMEFATDEVLA from the coding sequence ATGGAAGAAGTCAGAATTGGTGTATACATTTGTTGGTGCGGAACTAACATCGCAATGATGGTTGATGTTGTGGATGTTGCCGAGGAAATGAAAAAACTTCCCAATGTTGTATTGGCAAAAGATTATAAATATATGTGTTCTGATCCCGGTCAAGAAATGATCATTAAGGATATTAAAGAGCATAATCTTACCAGAGTCGTTGTTGCTGCCTGTTCACCCAGGATGCATGAATTAACTTTCAGAAGAGCACTTGAGAATGCCGGATTAAATCCATACATGTTTGAAATGGCAAATATCAGAGAACAAGTTTCGTGGGTACACACAATCAGAGAAGCTGCAACCAAAAAATCAAAATCACTGACTGCTGCTGCAATAAAGCGTGTAAGTTATCATGAGGCACTTGAAAAAAGATATGTCAATATAAATTCTGCAAGCTTGGTTATTGGAGGAGGTATTTCAGGCATAACAGCAGCATTGGAAATTGCAGATGCCGGTAAAAAAGTTTATTTGGTTGAAAAAGAAAATCAGTTAGGAGGAAATGTTGCCTCCGTTGATCTGACCTTTCCGTATATGTACAATGCTCAACAAATATTAAAAGAACTAATAACAAATGTAGAAAAGCATCCGAATATTGAAGTTTTTCTTAATTCAAATACTGAAAAAATTTCCGGATATGTAGGTAACTTTGAAGCAATTATCTCAAACGGTTCAGAAAAAAAATCAGAGCTGAAATTTGGTAATATCATTGCTGCAACAGGATTAAAACCCATTGATCCGAGCAATATTACAAATTACGGATACGGCACATTACCAAATGTCGTTACTTCCTTTGAATTTGAAAAAATGCTTTTGAACGGAAAAGTACTTACAAAAGACGGAAAAGAGCCTAAACATGTGGCAGTAATTCATTGTGTCGGAAGCAGAAATAAAGACCATAATGAATATTGTTCAAGAACTTGTTGCATGACCGCTCTTAAGTATTCAAATCAAATTAAAAGTATTCTTCCAAAATCAAATGTATACGAGTTATATGCCGATATGAGAGCTTTCGGTAACGGATGCGAAGAATTTTATGCTGATACAGCCAAAAGAAAAGTAATGTTCCTGATGTTTGATCAACAAAACGATCTTCCTGTCATCAAAAAGGCAAACGAAACCGATAACTGTAAAATGATTATTGAAATGAACGAAAAATTATCCGGAGAGAATATTGAAATACCTGCCGATCTGATTATCCTGATGGTAGGCATGGAAGCAAGAGAAGATGCGAAAGCCATTTCACATAAGATTGGTGTCAGCATGGGCAGCGATGGTTTCTTCATCGAAAAACATCCGAAATTAGACCCGGTCGCAACCACAACAGGAGGTGTATATATTGTAGGAAGCTGCCAAGGAACTAAAGATATACCTGATTCGGTTTCACAAGCAAAAGCAGCAGCAGCCAGAGTATTAGCTACCATACTTCAAGGTGAAGTACAAGTAGAATCAACAACTGCAGTAGTAAATGAAGATATTTGTTGCGGATGTCAATTTTGTATCAGTATGTGTCCTTATACTGCAATCCACTTTGATGAAGAAAAAGGTGTTTCAATTGTTAATGAAATATTATGTAAAGGATGCGGTACATGCGGATCAACATGTCCGAGCGGGGCAATTAAAAGTAAACATTTCACCGATCATCAAATCCTTTCACAGATAAACGGATTGATGGAGATGGAATTTGCAACAGATGAAGTGTTAGCATAA